The following is a genomic window from Planctomycetia bacterium.
TAACTGACTGCTCATCTGAACTATTTCCATTCATCTCTGTCTTATTCGTACAACATCACTCCTCAGCCTATGTTGGATTCTGGCATGGTTAGTATACGACGGTCTACAGAGACAGATGTTCCCACCATTTTGGCCCTCTATCGGAAAGTAGCCGCCATTGAAGGCGGTTTAGCCCGTATCCAAGAGGAGATTTCCCATGAATATGTTCGCTCCTTCGTGGCAAGAGCAATGAAATCAGGATTCTCATTTGTCGCTCAGTTACCTTCAAGAGAGGCTGTTATTGGAGAAATCCATGCCTATGCCTTAGGGCCGAAGGTCTTCTCACATGTCTTGGGAGAACTGACCATCGCTGTCGATCCAGACACTCAAGGCAAAGGAATAGGACGGCTACTCTTTGAGCATTTGTTACATAGTGCTAAGCATGAACGTAAAGACATTCTTCGGGTAGAGTTAATTGCACGGGAAAGTAACCACAAAGCCATAGCCTTTTATCAGAAGCTTGGCTTCCAGATAGAAGGCAAAATGGCTGGCAGAATCCGAGGTACAGATGGTAAGCTGGAAGCTGACATCCCTATGGCTTGGTTCCGCCAGCATGCGTATTAATTGCATGATTATTATCCTACATTCCTGCTGAATGCTCCTCCCTTCCCCCGTCATGCTCTAACTGTTATCCTGCGTTGCTAGCATCATGGTGAT
Proteins encoded in this region:
- a CDS encoding GNAT family N-acetyltransferase, which encodes MVSIRRSTETDVPTILALYRKVAAIEGGLARIQEEISHEYVRSFVARAMKSGFSFVAQLPSREAVIGEIHAYALGPKVFSHVLGELTIAVDPDTQGKGIGRLLFEHLLHSAKHERKDILRVELIARESNHKAIAFYQKLGFQIEGKMAGRIRGTDGKLEADIPMAWFRQHAY